The Megalobrama amblycephala isolate DHTTF-2021 linkage group LG10, ASM1881202v1, whole genome shotgun sequence DNA segment ATATACTCATGAGAAGTTCTTTTTCCAAACCCAAACATCCTAGCAATGCAGTCACCAGGAATACCctagtaactgcatagcaacaccttggcaaccaaCCAAACATCCTAGAAATCATATAGTAACACACTAGCAGCAACTCAGAATGCCTTAGCAACTGCTTAACGACATTCTAGCAgtacaaccacccagaataccctagcaactgcatagcaacaccctgccAACCACCCAAACATCCTAACAGTCCCTCAGAATGCAATAGCAACGGCATAGCAAAATTCTTGCGAAGTAGCCACCCAGAATACCATAggaactgcatagcaacaccctggcaagcACTTAAACATCCTAGAAATCACATAGCAACATACTAACAGCCCCTCTGAATGcattagcaactgcatagcaacatactAGCAATGCAGtcacccagaataccctagcaaccctATTCAATGCTGATATACTCATgagaagttctttttcgttcttcgctTGGACGTAAAAAGATGTTGGAAATATATTtgcagcgatatactgttaaCGAACATCCAGACGCCGTCCACGCTGATGAGAGCGACGTTTAGATAAATATGTGCTGCCTTTTATCCTGAACATTGTATAAGCATTCGTTTAATGTGTCATTGAAAGGAAAAGAGGAACTTGGGAGCGTGTAAACAtcacatccttttgattttcccAGCAAAAATGagtccttcacataaaaatcagtcGACAGGCTTTGATAGACAACCTAGGAAGTTGGGAaggtcttgttttttttaagtttcattacaagctgttcacacattggcaataCAAAAAGCGACTAATACATAAAAATGGTTACATATAGCCTCTTTTAATACTTATTTCTCAAAACACTTTCAACACGCAGTGAGGAAGAATACTGAATAAACACGAGGAACTGTGGAATGCATAGAATTTGGTGAACAATGCAAGTGTGAATTCTGTGGAGCTTCTGTTGATGTGGGCGCAGATTACATACAGGCCAAACAAAACGCGTTGGAAAGGAATCTGTGTTATCAACCATCATATCAGCACACAGCACATGTAAACCTGCACTGGGGTTCACACCATATGTTTCCACACGCCTCGGAGCAGACGCCTGGATTCATCACATGCTGGTCTAGACACAAAGGACAATGACTCATGGATGAACGGTCAAATGTAGCCATGCTTCCATTTTCCTTTTTGAGTAAACCAGCATGCATCATGTATCTTTTGGGGAAATTTGTGCATTGCACTTTTGGTgatgaaaataaacatttactcaaaaaatatttaaaggggaccaaTTGTGatcctttcacaagatgtaaaaagtctctggtgtccccagaatgtgtctgtgaagttttagcttaaaatcccccacagatcatttattatagcttgtcaaatttgcccctatttgggtgtgagcaaaaatagacagtttttgtgtgtgtccctttaaatgcaaatgagcttctgctccccgccccctttccagaagagggcggagctttaacagctcaacaacaacaaagctggagaatctcacgcagccaaaatgatgaaagtgttcagccttacattgttcaaaccggagtcgacactgatggagagactcaggaagaagttacaacttttagacgtttctgaatggttagtggataaatttatgtagttgctgtggagttgattcaactcatccactagcatgtgccgtgttcatcatgttcatcttttgtgcataAAATGCACAAAATGACGGCGTAAAacgacggcatgtcaacaacactctactacaacaactcttcctcttctctaaagcggcccaacatggccccgcctcctttgttgtgtgttcttaggggcggggtttatgtaaattttagggtttgtgatgtcactaacccaggaagaagctcgttgtagtccctaccagctatttgttgtagttcttaaaaagtgatttctgtaaaagaaaatatctccgtttgtattgaactttgagcgtcgtaactttgcagatgttgtttatgatcaaacggcaacattacacactaaagttaaaaaaaagtgtaatccaaatggatgaAAATTCTATATGCAAATCAAATGCATAAATCCTAAATTTATCATAGGGTTATAAAAATTCTTTGAAGTATGGAAAAGTACAAGAACAAACTATAATTTTTTCCATCTAGCGATCTGCAGTATTTCTCTACAGTAGTTGCATGTAAATCAAAGGTGCCAAGGATGTTTGCATGGAAAATTCCAGTGAGGTAAAGCATATTTTTACCATAAATATCTTGACGTCCTGTCTGCTGCGCACTTCCTCCACCAGCGTGAGAGGTTTTCCTTTAGGAACAGGGATGGTGCCCAGGATTGAACAGCTGGAGCCATCCAGAGTCTGTCTCACCGCACGGATAAACGCTTGGCTGAACAGCTCCATCTTCCCGATCTCATCGATGACAAACACCCTCTTGCTTCCCTCACACATCTGTTCGATGAGGACAATGAATAATGAAACTAAATCTGAAGAAACTCAAATCTGAACATGTTTAACACTTTCTGCATGCTGTTTTACAGTGTCACTTAAGGGAAAAGTTCATTTAgtaaccctcatgttgttccaaacccgtatgattttctttcttttatggaacacaaaagttcAACCACAAAAGCAGCTTGTGACGTGTGGCCGCCAAGCTccaaaatttacaaaaacacaactttaaaattaaaatggaaaatataaaataactaattcaaaattttaaaaactaatgATACTAAAATGACACTGAAGTTCATTCAAAGGTCTCAGGGCTCGTACACGGCGCATCCTACACTAACTAGCAAAGATGATTAACATGAAGGCTCTGGCTCCAGACGCACTAAATGTGTCAGTCAGGAATGCATGACTATGGCTCACAGACAGACGAAATATGAGTTTGTATATGATGGCAGCAGCATAGTAGTAAAGATATGGAAGTTCAAACCTGAAATGACAAACTGGAGAGCTCCTAAATTTTCCAATGAAtaagaatttaaaggggtcatgacatgagaaatcaaatttgtcTTGATCTTTTGTCAAACAtgaggtctttgtaccattaaaaaaaCTCCGCAAGTATCAGAGCCTAAAACGTCCTtctcattataaacaaaacatttatgtaatcaagctccaaaagcgGCTCTTTTGGATATTGTGGGATCTGTGATGTCAGACGGGCAAATACATTTCCATATGACTTcctccagagcaagacatcgACGAATAGTTATACATCACTGCaccataggccccgcccactgtCACTCAGTCGCTTAACGGCTGAAATTTGCTTACGCTGGATGTGAGGAGTGTGAAGAGTGAAAgctttgggggggggggggtgtattTTTAACGTAAGTGAACCTcaagaaacaaattaaaataatttaaaaaaaaatctatgtcaTGATTCCTTCAAAATTCCTCACTCAAATCTATAGACCTTATTGAATATTCGGTCCacgcattcggtcttaaagtgacagcagcctaatattcctgcaaaaacaaatatcatcatcatcatcatcatcatctaccATGATCGAGGGAAAAGAAGAGCAGTCAGGAGGAAAGTGATAAGGACAGCTTTTATGATAAGTGTGTCACGTAAAGTGTGAGTACCAAGCAACATCTCCAGGTGCTCCCTTGAGAACCAGACCAAAAACGGTTATGTGCATCCCTATACACATGCATTTCTATATCCCTCATTTTCATTCCTGTCAAAACTTAAATATGGCGCTACCCTGATTAAGGTCTATTGTGTGGTTTCAGAACACTTTGAATATAGCACAGAGGTTTTTTTTGGTGATTTATGGAGCTTGAAAGCCCCAAAGCCCTCTTTCTGTATGTAAAAGTTTGTAAAGATTCTGCTAaacatcatcttttgtgtttttcAAAGTCAGGTCAGGGACTTTCCCTGTAGTTAGTTCACCGTAAAAAAGATTTTCCGaagttgtgaataaaataaaataattgcagTATGTTTTATAAGGAAATTGAagtttttctacttcaaaatgcaATGTGTTACATGCAGTTTCTTTGTTAAATTtacaagcaatttctgagtaCTCACCATTTGTTTTTCAGTGTATATCATACATCAGTTCAGAttagaaaaaacaataaattatgAGCCTATTAGTATGCATATAGGTTGTTTatatcatccatccatacatacgTTTTTGAAAAGAGGGAGTGCGAGACTCTCAAATGACTGAAGATCGACCGCGTACTGTCCGACCCTGTATTCACGTCCACCTGCGGCGGATTCAGCGCTGGGATCAAACAGACAGTGTGTTAGTGGATGAAAACAGCACTAAAACACTAAGACCTGCGGCTGACTGATGGAGAGGCAAACAGAGACAATACCTGAGCCTGGACAGACGTCCTCTATCACCTGTGAGCGTGACCACATCAAAGCCCACTCTCCTGCCTCTCTCTCGGACCTCCTCTGTGTAGAATCCGCTGACGGAGACCCCAGAGGAGACCATGGCATCACACACTTTCTTCACCAGAGTGGTCTTACCCACACCTGGTAgagaaaaacactttatttgGGCGTAATTTGCCTTGAATTGCACCTTTTATTTGGTGATAATGATCATCTGActgtaaattatcttgctgcaTGGCTATTTACCAGATAAATTAATACATGCAcatattaaaggcacaatatgtagtttttcgccactagaggtcacctattcaaaacaaaggcgtagcttgatgacgcagAGATTGAGCGCGGATTAATggcgtcttcacctcacagggAGAAACGGGacttgggcagaaatcatgttcatggatgggattattaacgttactgtagtatgaagcagagcagggcgagTGCTGTGCGAGCAGAAACGAGGccgcgattgctaatgagagacgagcgtgacACGCCTCATGAGCAGCAGAatttttattatgccacagtcgccgcttcCACTTCTTCTGGTCAAGCGTAT contains these protein-coding regions:
- the ntpcr gene encoding cancer-related nucleoside-triphosphatase isoform X1 gives rise to the protein MKHVFLTGVPGVGKTTLVKKVCDAMVSSGVSVSGFYTEEVRERGRRVGFDVVTLTGDRGRLSRLSAESAAGGREYRVGQYAVDLQSFESLALPLFKNMCEGSKRVFVIDEIGKMELFSQAFIRAVRQTLDGSSCSILGTIPVPKGKPLTLVEEVRSRQDVKIFMVTKENRDTIFDDIVSAAQECLN
- the ntpcr gene encoding cancer-related nucleoside-triphosphatase isoform X2; translated protein: MVSSGVSVSGFYTEEVRERGRRVGFDVVTLTGDRGRLSRLSAESAAGGREYRVGQYAVDLQSFESLALPLFKNMCEGSKRVFVIDEIGKMELFSQAFIRAVRQTLDGSSCSILGTIPVPKGKPLTLVEEVRSRQDVKIFMVTKENRDTIFDDIVSAAQECLN